The Pedobacter mucosus genome window below encodes:
- a CDS encoding glycosyltransferase family 87 protein, which yields MSAFNKLNFQKTINFFLNKKVVIYLYIVLAVIAGLKQYLHHSFNNYLIYKYVYWNTTDLQNLYSNYSAYLDSNHYGPVFSIVILPFALLPDGLGMVLWNVANVSILLWGIFSLPLDSKKTIIIAWICAHETLTALFSFQFNIALTGLMLLSFSYLIKKKEIQSALFIALGTLIKLYGIVGLAFFFFSKNKLKFILGGIGSFIILFALPMAISSPAFILHSYVDWYESLAHKNAINASLTSFQDISVMGMVRRISGNVKISNEPFLIAGLLLFALPYLRVNQFKNLGFRLMLLSSTLIFTVIFSSGSESPTYIIAFAGVAIWFMIQPTLKNNWIIGLFIFAFTLTSLSPTDIFPRPVKEFVRLYSLKALPCVIIWLTIIYQMMKEDFKSYLLTDQ from the coding sequence ATGAGCGCTTTCAACAAATTAAACTTTCAAAAAACCATCAATTTCTTTTTAAACAAGAAAGTGGTAATCTATCTATACATCGTACTTGCAGTCATTGCCGGCTTAAAACAGTACTTACACCACAGCTTTAATAATTACCTCATCTATAAATATGTCTATTGGAATACCACCGATTTACAAAATTTGTACAGCAATTATTCAGCATATTTAGATAGCAATCATTACGGACCCGTTTTTTCCATAGTTATTTTACCTTTTGCTTTATTGCCAGATGGATTAGGAATGGTTTTATGGAATGTAGCAAATGTTTCTATTTTACTATGGGGAATTTTTAGTCTTCCTTTAGATTCAAAAAAAACCATAATAATTGCTTGGATTTGCGCTCATGAAACACTAACCGCACTGTTTAGCTTTCAATTTAATATTGCTCTAACAGGTTTAATGCTTTTAAGCTTTTCCTATCTTATTAAAAAGAAAGAAATTCAGTCTGCTTTATTTATTGCATTAGGCACGCTAATAAAACTCTATGGGATAGTTGGTTTAGCATTTTTCTTTTTTTCTAAAAACAAGCTCAAATTCATTTTAGGCGGAATAGGCTCATTTATTATTTTATTTGCGTTGCCAATGGCGATATCATCGCCTGCCTTTATTTTACATTCATACGTTGATTGGTATGAATCACTGGCGCACAAAAACGCTATAAATGCATCACTTACCTCTTTTCAAGATATATCTGTAATGGGTATGGTGAGACGAATTTCAGGCAATGTAAAAATTTCAAATGAGCCATTTTTAATTGCTGGCCTTTTACTTTTTGCGCTGCCATATTTACGTGTTAATCAGTTTAAAAACTTGGGTTTTAGATTAATGCTATTATCATCAACGCTCATTTTTACCGTAATTTTTAGCAGTGGATCAGAATCACCAACTTATATTATTGCTTTTGCTGGAGTTGCAATTTGGTTTATGATTCAACCTACACTTAAAAATAATTGGATTATAGGTCTTTTTATTTTTGCTTTCACTTTAACCAGTTTATCCCCAACTGATATTTTTCCAAGACCAGTAAAAGAATTTGTTCGTCTATATTCCCTCAAAGCATTACCTTGCGTTATCATTTGGTTAACCATTATTTATCAAATGATGAAAGAAGATTTTAAGTCTTATCTCCTTACTGATCAATGA
- a CDS encoding glycoside hydrolase family 43 protein, whose amino-acid sequence MMFKSKKVFGLSLLISMIFLSVNAQEKIIQSKGNPIITDKYTADPAAYVYGDSVYLYTGHDEAAKPKERYEMHEWLCYSSADMVTWKEHKSPLNTKAFAWAKDDAWASQVIERDGKFYWYVAITHGTIHGKSIGIAVSDNPRGPFKDALGKALITNDMTTDVKISWDDIDPTVIVDDNGQAYLFWGNQKCYYAKLKKNMIELDGPIQTVNVPEFTEAPWIHKRKGWYYLSYASQFPEKIVYAMSKNINGPWVYKGILNEIAGNSNTNHQAIIDFKGKSYFIYHNGAINNDGGSFRRSVCIDYLNYNSDGTMKRVVMTTEGVKKAK is encoded by the coding sequence ATGATGTTTAAAAGCAAGAAGGTATTCGGATTAAGTCTGTTAATTTCCATGATTTTTTTAAGCGTAAATGCCCAGGAAAAAATTATTCAATCCAAAGGTAATCCTATAATTACCGATAAATATACCGCAGATCCGGCTGCTTACGTTTACGGCGATTCGGTCTATTTATACACAGGGCATGATGAAGCGGCCAAGCCAAAAGAAAGATATGAAATGCATGAATGGCTTTGCTATTCTTCTGCAGATATGGTGACTTGGAAAGAGCATAAATCTCCTTTAAATACAAAAGCATTTGCTTGGGCAAAAGATGACGCCTGGGCTTCGCAGGTGATTGAAAGAGATGGAAAATTTTATTGGTATGTGGCGATTACTCATGGAACGATACATGGAAAATCTATTGGAATTGCAGTTTCTGATAATCCGCGAGGACCTTTTAAGGATGCACTTGGCAAAGCCTTAATTACAAATGACATGACCACTGATGTAAAAATTAGTTGGGATGATATTGATCCAACGGTAATCGTAGATGATAATGGGCAGGCATATTTATTTTGGGGAAACCAAAAATGTTACTACGCAAAGCTGAAAAAAAATATGATTGAATTAGATGGTCCGATTCAAACTGTCAACGTTCCAGAATTTACGGAAGCCCCTTGGATTCATAAACGCAAGGGCTGGTATTACCTTTCTTATGCATCGCAATTTCCAGAGAAAATTGTTTATGCGATGAGTAAAAACATCAACGGTCCTTGGGTTTACAAAGGAATTTTAAATGAAATTGCTGGCAATTCGAACACTAATCACCAAGCTATTATTGATTTTAAAGGCAAATCTTATTTCATTTACCATAATGGTGCAATCAATAATGATGGAGGAAGTTTTAGGCGATCGGTATGTATTGATTATTTAAATTACAACAGCGATGGCACAATGAAAAGGGTTGTAATGACTACAGAAGGCGTAAAAAAAGCAAAATAG
- a CDS encoding PA2169 family four-helix-bundle protein, producing MENQEKTVEVLNDLIEINNDRADGFDKASADLKEENIDLKAIFDKLSSESRANVTEIAGLVGRNGENPDTGNTILGSLHRAWIDIKASFGGDDRHSILAECERGEDAIKKAYKDALQENELGENVRSILLEQQQGINASHDAIKALRDAHKAF from the coding sequence ATGGAAAATCAAGAAAAAACAGTAGAGGTTTTAAATGACCTTATAGAAATTAACAATGATAGAGCTGATGGATTTGATAAAGCTTCAGCAGATTTAAAAGAAGAAAATATTGATTTAAAGGCAATATTTGATAAACTTTCATCAGAAAGTAGAGCTAACGTAACAGAAATTGCTGGTCTTGTTGGTAGAAATGGTGAGAACCCAGATACTGGTAATACTATTTTAGGAAGTTTACACAGAGCATGGATCGATATCAAAGCTAGCTTTGGTGGTGATGATCGCCACAGTATTTTAGCTGAATGCGAACGTGGAGAAGATGCAATTAAAAAAGCATACAAAGATGCTCTTCAAGAAAATGAACTTGGTGAAAACGTAAGGTCAATTTTATTAGAACAACAACAAGGTATTAATGCAAGTCATGATGCTATTAAAGCATTAAGAGATGCGCACAAAGCTTTCTAA
- a CDS encoding alpha-amylase has product MENYTMLQYFEWYYPKDGSLWKKFKEDAKRLKAAGIDSVWLPPAHKGMEGEESTGYDSYDLYDLGEFDQKGSIRTKYGTKDEYVAAIASAKEAGLKVYADIVLNHLGGADEHEPVMVRKVNPDDRNEFISEAFEIDAYTKFTYPGRGGKYSKFQWDYQCFTGVDFDERTKETAIYSIQNQYGEGWEDVLDKENGNYDYLMLTDIDFRNPAVRGELKAWGKWFYETAGFDGFRLDAIKHMPPAFYNEWLDYLRSELQAELFSVGEYWSPYDLQSLLDYIEITGGRMSLFDACLQANFSRASKEGESFDLTTILEGTLVQARPDLAVTLVENHDTQPLQSLEQTVEPWFRAHAYAVILLREAGYPCVFYSDIYGSNYTDTGTDGKDHEVTMMPLPQLEQLLKLRKDLAYGLQRDYLDYPSCIGWTRAGDEEHENSGLAVILSNGDAGQKTMEMGLEFAGKTFKDCLGHVEGEVTINEEGWGDFRCDAGSVSVWALCN; this is encoded by the coding sequence ATGGAAAACTATACAATGTTGCAATACTTTGAATGGTATTATCCTAAAGATGGAAGTCTTTGGAAAAAATTTAAGGAAGATGCCAAAAGACTAAAAGCAGCAGGTATTGATAGTGTTTGGCTACCTCCTGCACATAAGGGAATGGAAGGTGAAGAATCTACTGGTTATGATTCTTACGACTTATACGATTTAGGAGAATTTGATCAAAAAGGAAGCATCAGAACCAAGTATGGTACAAAAGATGAATATGTTGCCGCAATAGCATCAGCAAAAGAAGCTGGCTTAAAGGTTTATGCTGATATCGTATTAAACCATTTAGGTGGAGCGGATGAACATGAGCCAGTTATGGTTAGAAAAGTTAATCCAGATGATAGAAATGAATTCATCTCCGAAGCCTTTGAAATTGACGCTTATACAAAATTCACTTATCCAGGCAGAGGTGGAAAATACTCTAAATTCCAATGGGATTATCAATGTTTTACTGGTGTAGATTTTGATGAAAGAACCAAAGAAACAGCAATTTATAGTATTCAGAACCAATATGGAGAAGGTTGGGAAGATGTGTTAGATAAGGAAAACGGTAATTATGATTACCTAATGTTAACTGATATTGATTTCCGAAACCCGGCCGTAAGGGGAGAATTAAAAGCATGGGGAAAGTGGTTTTACGAAACCGCAGGTTTTGATGGATTTAGGCTAGATGCGATAAAGCATATGCCACCCGCTTTTTACAATGAATGGTTAGATTATTTGCGTTCAGAACTTCAGGCAGAACTGTTTTCTGTTGGTGAATATTGGTCGCCATATGATCTTCAATCTTTGTTAGATTATATTGAAATTACTGGCGGCAGGATGTCGTTATTTGATGCCTGCTTGCAAGCTAACTTTTCAAGGGCATCTAAAGAAGGCGAAAGTTTTGATTTAACAACAATTTTAGAAGGCACACTGGTTCAGGCAAGGCCAGATTTAGCGGTTACACTTGTAGAAAATCATGATACGCAACCGCTACAATCGCTCGAACAAACTGTTGAACCATGGTTTAGAGCACATGCATATGCTGTAATTTTACTTCGTGAAGCCGGTTATCCTTGTGTATTTTACTCAGATATATATGGTTCTAATTATACAGATACAGGAACAGATGGAAAAGATCATGAAGTTACGATGATGCCCTTGCCACAATTAGAACAGCTTTTGAAACTTAGAAAAGATTTGGCTTACGGTTTGCAAAGAGATTATTTAGATTATCCAAGCTGCATTGGCTGGACAAGAGCTGGTGATGAAGAACATGAAAATTCTGGTTTAGCCGTGATTTTGTCAAACGGTGATGCTGGACAAAAAACGATGGAGATGGGTTTAGAATTTGCAGGAAAGACTTTTAAAGATTGCCTTGGTCATGTTGAAGGTGAAGTTACGATTAACGAAGAAGGTTGGGGCGATTTCCGCTGTGATGCTGGTTCCGTGTCTGTGTGGGCATTATGCAACTAA
- a CDS encoding glycoside hydrolase family 43 protein codes for MKKIFLIAFLLISILINVKAQSKKEIYLFAYFKSNGEDGLHLAYSKDAYQWKALKNDQSFLTPIVSKDKLMRDPCIIRGADGLFHMVWTVSWKDKGIGYASSKDLITWSTQQFLPVMEKEAGTRNTWAPEITYDGKTKTYMIYWASTIEGKFLETASKEEDGYNHRIYFVTTKDFKSFSDTKLLYEPGFNVIDASIVKNDNKFVMFLKDETREPAQKNIKIAYSDNLVGPYTKASAPITGNYWAEGPTAVKVNNQWMVYFDKYREHKYGAIISPDLNMWTDVSDKIALPKGLRHGTILSIKEKELKKLIAQ; via the coding sequence ATGAAAAAAATATTTCTTATCGCATTTTTGCTTATTTCTATTTTGATAAATGTTAAGGCACAATCAAAAAAAGAAATTTATCTTTTCGCTTACTTCAAAAGCAATGGCGAAGACGGTTTGCACCTCGCTTACAGCAAGGATGCTTATCAATGGAAAGCCTTAAAAAACGATCAGTCTTTTTTAACACCAATTGTTAGCAAAGATAAATTGATGAGAGACCCATGTATAATCCGTGGCGCTGATGGCCTGTTTCACATGGTTTGGACAGTAAGCTGGAAAGATAAAGGAATTGGTTACGCAAGTTCAAAAGATTTAATTACTTGGAGTACCCAACAGTTTTTGCCAGTGATGGAAAAAGAAGCTGGAACCAGAAATACCTGGGCACCAGAAATTACTTATGATGGCAAAACCAAAACTTATATGATTTATTGGGCAAGTACCATTGAAGGTAAATTTTTGGAAACAGCTTCTAAAGAAGAAGATGGTTACAACCATAGAATCTATTTTGTGACAACCAAAGATTTCAAATCATTCTCGGACACTAAACTACTTTACGAGCCAGGCTTCAACGTTATTGATGCTTCTATTGTTAAAAACGACAATAAGTTTGTAATGTTTTTAAAAGATGAAACCCGAGAACCTGCCCAAAAGAACATCAAAATTGCTTACAGTGATAATCTAGTTGGTCCTTATACTAAAGCCAGTGCGCCTATTACTGGAAATTATTGGGCCGAAGGGCCAACGGCTGTTAAAGTTAACAACCAATGGATGGTTTATTTTGATAAATATCGTGAACATAAATATGGTGCAATAATTTCACCTGATTTAAATATGTGGACTGATGTATCGGATAAAATTGCTTTACCCAAAGGATTGAGACACGGTACAATTCTATCGATAAAAGAAAAAGAACTTAAAAAATTAATTGCACAATAA
- a CDS encoding alpha-L-arabinofuranosidase C-terminal domain-containing protein, with the protein MQLHSQVNRIALVFLFCLGLTINSNAQTVKIIRVNTDNTLAKVQPNMWGVFFEDINFGADGGIYAELIKNRSFEFTKPLMGWTIQRKKANEGELLVVNRKDENTANPRYLQVNTENGNFGLTNEGFKGIGVKKGLRYDFSVMYRQQNPGVKLRLQLISADQKVIGEGFLSPEQTGNEWKKQSVSFAATETDAKAKFNIIFEGKGKLDLDMISLFPGDTWKNRPQGLRADMVKLLADIKPGFIRFPGGCIVEGIDLANRYQWKKTIGPIEDRQLIMNRWNVEFANKPAPDYFQSFGLGFFEYFQLAEDIGSDALPILNCGMACQYNTAEVASLDELDPYVQDALDLIEFANGDTNTKWGKKRADLGHPKPFNLKMMGIGNENWGPQYLERLAIFTKAIKAKYPDFKLINSSGTAPDGDRFDLLNTSLRNTKADFIDEHYYRPADWFLKNAGRYDNYPRDGSKVFVGEYAVHADKTFTGSNMNNWQSALASASLMTGLERNADVVQMASYAPLFAHIDAWQWAPDMIWVDNLNSYGTPDYYVQKLFSTNKGTDVVPIKLDGKNIIGQDGLYASAVTDKKTNELIIKISNTTDKLQEINFNLDGKRNFQQKGYADELANSNLSQINSFKNPDAVSPKTTSISIKNKKLNMALKPYSFNVIRIPFSK; encoded by the coding sequence ATGCAATTACATTCTCAGGTTAATAGGATAGCCCTGGTATTTCTTTTTTGTTTAGGATTGACTATTAACAGCAATGCCCAAACCGTAAAAATAATTCGAGTAAATACCGATAATACCCTTGCGAAAGTACAACCTAACATGTGGGGTGTGTTTTTTGAAGATATTAATTTTGGTGCTGACGGAGGAATTTATGCAGAACTTATAAAAAATAGATCTTTTGAATTTACCAAACCTTTAATGGGTTGGACTATTCAGCGAAAAAAAGCTAATGAAGGTGAGCTATTAGTTGTAAATCGTAAAGATGAAAATACCGCCAATCCAAGATATTTACAGGTTAATACGGAAAATGGGAATTTTGGATTAACCAATGAAGGTTTTAAAGGTATTGGTGTGAAAAAGGGATTACGATACGATTTTTCTGTAATGTATCGCCAGCAAAATCCAGGTGTAAAATTGCGCTTGCAACTAATTTCTGCTGATCAAAAGGTTATTGGAGAAGGATTTTTATCTCCAGAACAAACTGGAAATGAGTGGAAAAAACAATCGGTAAGTTTTGCCGCTACGGAAACCGATGCTAAGGCAAAATTCAACATCATATTTGAAGGAAAGGGAAAACTCGATTTAGATATGATTTCACTTTTCCCTGGTGACACCTGGAAAAATCGTCCGCAAGGTTTACGTGCAGATATGGTAAAACTTTTAGCTGATATAAAACCTGGCTTTATCCGTTTCCCTGGCGGTTGTATTGTAGAAGGAATTGATTTAGCCAACAGATATCAATGGAAAAAAACCATTGGTCCAATAGAAGACAGGCAATTAATTATGAATCGTTGGAACGTAGAATTTGCCAATAAACCTGCTCCAGATTATTTCCAAAGTTTTGGTTTAGGGTTTTTCGAATATTTTCAATTGGCAGAAGATATAGGATCGGATGCTTTACCGATTTTGAATTGCGGCATGGCCTGCCAATATAATACTGCAGAAGTTGCATCACTTGATGAACTTGATCCCTATGTGCAGGATGCGCTAGATTTAATCGAATTTGCAAATGGCGATACCAATACAAAATGGGGCAAAAAAAGGGCCGATCTCGGTCATCCAAAACCATTTAATTTAAAAATGATGGGCATTGGAAATGAAAATTGGGGTCCGCAGTATTTAGAAAGACTTGCTATTTTTACCAAAGCCATTAAAGCAAAATATCCTGATTTCAAATTGATTAATAGCTCAGGAACTGCACCTGATGGTGATCGATTTGACCTTTTAAATACTTCACTTAGAAACACAAAAGCCGATTTTATCGACGAACACTATTATCGTCCTGCGGATTGGTTTCTTAAAAATGCTGGTCGCTATGATAATTATCCAAGAGATGGATCGAAAGTATTTGTTGGCGAATATGCTGTGCATGCAGATAAAACTTTTACGGGCAGCAATATGAATAATTGGCAGAGTGCTTTAGCTTCGGCATCGTTAATGACAGGATTAGAAAGAAATGCTGATGTGGTTCAAATGGCATCTTACGCCCCACTTTTTGCGCATATCGACGCCTGGCAATGGGCGCCGGATATGATTTGGGTAGATAACTTAAATAGTTACGGAACTCCGGATTATTATGTTCAAAAACTATTTTCAACAAATAAAGGAACTGATGTTGTACCCATAAAACTTGATGGAAAAAATATTATCGGCCAAGATGGACTTTATGCTTCAGCGGTTACCGATAAAAAAACTAACGAGTTGATTATTAAAATATCGAATACGACAGATAAGCTTCAAGAGATAAATTTTAACCTTGATGGAAAACGTAATTTTCAACAAAAAGGTTATGCGGATGAACTCGCTAATTCAAATTTAAGTCAGATAAATTCTTTTAAAAACCCTGATGCTGTAAGTCCAAAAACTACCTCAATCAGCATTAAAAACAAGAAGCTAAACATGGCATTGAAACCTTATTCTTTTAATGTAATCAGAATTCCATTTTCGAAATAA
- a CDS encoding AI-2E family transporter — MNKSYPFFIKAPVILLGLIITVFILSILRDILVPLAFATLIAILLNPLTARLERFMPKIVAILLAMVIAIMLVAGLAYFLSSQIAHFFDNVDAMKQKFSELLVIIQNWFEKTFGISTQKQVQMVSEAANNSKAVIGQTLSGALGVLSVIFLLPVYTFLIMLYKTLILNFLYEVFSEENQKKVGEILSETKAAIQSYIVGLLIETGIVAVLNSSALLILGVQNAILIGVIGAILNLLPYIGGIIAIALPVLMATLTKDGFSTQILIIAAYALIQFIDNNILVPRIVSSKVQINALISIIIVLLGAALWGVPGMFLSIPFIAVLKIIFDRIEGLKPWGKLLGDNIPTEHMGQLRRLRRRKTVDIKE; from the coding sequence ATGAATAAAAGCTATCCTTTCTTTATTAAAGCCCCAGTTATCCTTTTAGGTTTAATTATTACCGTATTTATTTTAAGTATTTTAAGAGATATACTGGTTCCTCTCGCTTTTGCTACACTAATTGCCATCTTATTAAATCCCCTTACGGCAAGGTTAGAACGCTTTATGCCTAAAATCGTTGCTATATTACTAGCGATGGTCATTGCCATTATGTTGGTGGCAGGACTTGCCTATTTCCTTTCCTCACAAATTGCTCACTTTTTTGATAATGTTGATGCGATGAAGCAGAAGTTTTCAGAATTGCTTGTAATTATACAAAACTGGTTCGAAAAAACCTTTGGCATTAGTACCCAAAAGCAGGTTCAAATGGTTAGCGAAGCAGCAAATAACAGTAAGGCAGTTATTGGGCAAACGCTTAGTGGTGCGTTAGGTGTATTAAGTGTAATATTTTTGCTTCCGGTTTATACGTTTTTAATTATGCTTTATAAAACCTTAATCTTGAATTTCCTCTATGAAGTTTTTTCAGAAGAAAATCAGAAAAAGGTTGGCGAAATTCTTTCGGAAACCAAAGCTGCAATTCAAAGTTATATTGTTGGTCTTTTAATTGAAACAGGTATTGTTGCGGTATTAAACTCTTCAGCTTTATTAATTCTAGGCGTTCAAAATGCAATATTGATTGGCGTTATTGGCGCAATATTAAACCTATTGCCATATATCGGTGGTATTATAGCCATTGCATTGCCCGTATTAATGGCCACTTTAACAAAGGATGGCTTTTCCACTCAAATTTTGATAATTGCCGCCTATGCACTTATTCAATTTATCGATAATAATATCCTTGTACCTCGAATAGTTTCGTCTAAAGTTCAAATTAACGCACTAATCTCTATTATTATAGTGCTTTTAGGTGCTGCACTTTGGGGCGTTCCTGGAATGTTTTTGTCCATCCCTTTCATTGCAGTATTAAAAATTATTTTTGATAGAATTGAAGGACTAAAACCTTGGGGGAAACTTTTAGGTGATAATATTCCAACAGAACATATGGGTCAACTCAGACGTTTACGAAGAAGAAAAACTGTGGATATCAAAGAATAA
- a CDS encoding alpha-N-arabinofuranosidase, which translates to MKKLFFFFISLVSIYANAQTETKITISNASDQVISKHIYGHFSEHLGRCIYDGFWVDENSTIPNKGRIRLDVVEALKKIKVPNLRWPGGCFADEYHWRDGIGPRNLRPKMVNTNWGGVTEDNSFGTHEFLELCQMLQCEPYIAGNVGSGTVEEMAKWVEYLNFDGASPMTKIRKENGMEKPWKVSFWGVGNESWGCGGNMTAAYYSDLYRRYATYARDYPGAPLKRIASGANSDDYNWTETCMKNIGAGRMWGLTLHYYTIPTGKWNAKGSATKFDEQQYFSTMQNCLRMEELVTKHSAIMDKYDPKKKVALIVDEWGIWTDVEPGTNPGFLYQQNSLRDALIAGTTLNIFNNHSDRVKMANLAQTINVLQSLILTEKNKMILTPTYHIFDLYKVHQDAKYLPIKFVSPDYAMGDKKIPALNVSASQDATGAIHISLVNLDPNRKISLSTELAGIDWKTVTGEILTSTKLTDINTFADPNKIHNVKFAGAKKSGNLLKLDVPAQSVVVLELK; encoded by the coding sequence ATGAAAAAACTATTTTTTTTCTTTATTAGTTTAGTTTCAATTTATGCAAATGCACAAACTGAAACTAAAATAACCATTAGTAACGCTAGTGACCAAGTAATAAGCAAGCACATTTATGGCCACTTTTCTGAGCATTTAGGTAGATGTATTTATGATGGTTTTTGGGTTGATGAAAACTCGACCATCCCAAATAAAGGCAGAATTCGATTGGATGTTGTAGAAGCTTTAAAAAAAATAAAAGTTCCAAATTTGCGTTGGCCAGGCGGATGTTTTGCCGATGAATACCATTGGAGAGATGGAATTGGGCCAAGAAATCTTCGCCCGAAAATGGTAAATACAAACTGGGGAGGCGTAACCGAAGATAATAGTTTTGGTACGCATGAATTTTTAGAGCTTTGCCAAATGCTACAATGCGAACCTTATATTGCAGGTAACGTGGGTAGCGGTACGGTTGAGGAAATGGCCAAATGGGTAGAATATTTAAACTTTGATGGCGCTAGTCCGATGACGAAAATACGTAAAGAAAATGGCATGGAAAAACCTTGGAAAGTTTCTTTTTGGGGTGTAGGAAACGAAAGTTGGGGATGCGGAGGAAATATGACGGCTGCGTATTATAGTGATTTATACAGAAGATATGCTACTTATGCCCGAGATTATCCGGGTGCACCCTTAAAAAGAATCGCAAGTGGAGCAAATTCAGATGATTATAACTGGACGGAAACCTGCATGAAAAACATTGGCGCTGGCAGAATGTGGGGCTTAACTTTGCACTATTATACCATCCCAACAGGAAAATGGAATGCAAAAGGATCGGCTACCAAGTTTGATGAACAGCAGTACTTTTCCACAATGCAGAACTGCTTAAGAATGGAAGAATTGGTTACCAAACATTCGGCAATTATGGACAAATATGATCCGAAAAAGAAAGTTGCTTTAATTGTTGATGAATGGGGAATTTGGACAGATGTTGAGCCTGGAACAAATCCAGGTTTCCTTTATCAGCAAAATAGTTTACGAGATGCGCTGATTGCAGGCACCACTTTAAACATTTTCAATAACCATTCGGATCGGGTAAAAATGGCCAACTTGGCGCAAACGATTAACGTGCTACAGTCGCTTATCCTCACCGAAAAAAATAAAATGATTTTAACGCCAACGTATCATATTTTTGATTTATACAAAGTTCATCAGGATGCCAAATACCTTCCTATAAAATTTGTTAGTCCAGATTATGCCATGGGCGATAAAAAAATCCCAGCATTAAATGTTTCTGCTTCGCAGGATGCAACGGGTGCGATTCATATTTCATTGGTTAATTTAGATCCAAATCGTAAAATATCCTTAAGTACAGAACTAGCCGGCATCGACTGGAAAACAGTTACAGGCGAAATTTTAACTTCTACTAAACTCACTGATATTAATACTTTCGCTGATCCAAATAAAATTCACAATGTAAAATTTGCAGGAGCAAAAAAATCTGGAAATTTATTAAAATTAGATGTACCTGCTCAGTCTGTTGTCGTACTTGAATTAAAATAA